In Leptotrichia sp. oral taxon 221, the DNA window TATTAGTGAGGATAAAGAAAAATTGACTTCGGAAGAAATGAAAAAATTGGGAGATGCTGTATTGCTAGAATATGTTGCAAAAATGCCTGCTAGAGTGAAATGTGCTACATTGAGTTGGCATTCGCTAAAAGTGATAGTCGATAAAAGTAAATAATTTATATTATTTAAGGAAATTTAACAGAAATCTTTTTATAATAGAAATTAAGAGATGTTTGGAAATAGAAGGGAAGATAAATGGGAGATTTAATTAAATTATTTGTAACCTTTGCTAAAATGGGACTTTTCACATTTGGTGGAGGTTATGCGATGTTGCCGATGATTAAAAGAGAGGTTGTTGAGAAAAATGGATGGGCGACAGAGGATGAAATTATGGATTACTATGCGATTGGGCAAGTAACACCAGGAGTTATAGCTGTAAATACTTCTACATTTGTAGGCCATAAAGTGAAAGGGCTTGTTGGTTCGATAGCTGCAACTTTGGGAATGATTGTTCCGCCGATAATAATTATAACTTTGATAGCGATATTTTTGAAGAATTTTTCAGATTTAAAAGTTGTGAAATATGCGTTTAATGGTATAAGGGCCTGTGTTTGTGTACAAGTATTTGAAGCAATTGTAATGATGGCCAAAAAATCTTTGCCAGATAAAATATGCTTGACTATTTTTATTTTAGTGATTATTTTATCGGTTACAAATATTTTAGATCCAACTTTGCTAGTAGTTTTGGCTGGTGTAACAGGAGTTATAATTAAAAATTTTGTTAGAAAAACTGGAAAAGAACATAAATTAGGAAGTGGAGGTACAAAATAATGGGAAATGAATTAATGAAATTGTTGCATTTGTCATTTGAATTCAGTAAAGTTGGCTTGTTTTCAGTTGGAGGAGGACTTGCAACGTTGCCATTTTTGTATCATATGGGTCAAAAGACAGGCTGGTTTACAGCTGGAGATGTGTCAGATATGATAGCCATTTCACAATCAACACCAGGTCCAATGGGAATTAATATGGCGACTTCTGTTGGATATACTATAGCAGGACTTTGGGGAGCATTGATTGCACCAGTAGCTTTAGTAATTCCTTCAGTTATAATAATTATTATGATTTCTCATGCATTAAATAGATTTAAAGATTCTATTTTAGTGGCAGATATATTTTATGGTTTGCGTCCAGCATCCATTGGATTGATAGTAACTGCTGGGATAAGTGTTGCAAAAGGATCGTTATTCACTTTAGAAAAATATAATATTTCAAAACATATTGGAGATATTTTTAATTACAAATCAGTTTTGTTGGCAATATTTATAGCAATTTTGACAAAATTTAAAGTAAATCCAATTTTATCGATAGTAATTTCAGCAATAATTGGAATAATTTTCAAATTTTAACAAAATTAAAAAGAAAATTGAAAAATTTTCTTTTTTTGTTTGACTTTAAAGGAAAAAGCTAATATAATTATAATTGTTAAATAAAAAGATAGGAGGAGTATAACTTTTAATGAAAAAGATAGGATTGTTGATAATAGGAATGCTAATAATTGTTGCTTTTTGTGGTAAAAAAGGTGATGATAGTCTTGAAAAAAGAGGTGAACAGAAAAAACAAACATTTTTGGAAAAAACAAAAGAAAATTATAGCGAGCATATTAAAATATATGACAGAATTTTAAATATAGACAAAGGATTGCTTTATTATTTTGAAGATGCTGGGATGGAAAGAGAATTTAGGAAAATTGATGCTGATGATATTGAAGTAAATATTGGAGTGGATCAAGCATTGATTGATAAGTTAAAATCAATTAAGGATTCTAAAGAGAAAAAAAGCGAGTTGGATAAAAAGGCAATTGCAATGCTTCCCGCTTTAGAAACTATGTTACCGATTGTAAATGAAATGAAAACGTATTATGTTCAAAAAGGTTACAAAGTAGATAATTTTGTAAAGGCACAGGAATATCATACTAGATTGTTGGCTGTTACTGAAAAATTTAAACAAGTAGAAAGACCATATAAAGAACTTTTTGATAAAAAATCTAAAGAGATAAAAAAAGAGACAGCGAAGGAATTTGACAAGAAGAAAGAGCATATTACTTACAATAGATTTTTATTTCTTGAAAATGGAGAAGCGTTCTTGGATGAAATTCATAAGCAAGGATTAGATGCTAGTGATTTTACTAGAGGAAATGTTAATAAATTTAAACCATTAAGAGATAAAATTAAGAAATCATTGGAAAAATTAGAAAGAAGTTCTAAAAATGAAAAACAAGCTAAAAAAGAAGGTTATAATTCAACAGACGACTTTATTATTTTCAATCAAAAAGCAAATAGATTTAGAGATATTGTAAATAAATTTATCATTAGAATCGAGAAAAAAGATAAGGCGTCACATTCTTCAGTAAGTGATAGCTTCTTTGCACAAACAGAGGAAGGAACTCCAGAAAATGTATTGAGCGAGTTTAATGAAGTTGTTGAAGAGCATAACAAATTATTAAATATGAAAAAAAATAAATAGGATGTTATTTTTGGAGACGAGCAGAGAATGCTCGTTTCTTTTGTAAAGTAGGGAGTTTTTAGAAAGGAGATTTGATGGCAAAAAAAATAAATTCAAAAATGAAATCAAAGAAAAATTTTAAAACAAGTTCCAGTTTTACGCTTTTGTCGATTATAATTGGAATTATAGGGGCAGTTATCGTATCATCTAGTTCATTTTATACAGTATTAAAATTTGGTGCGTTGCCGTGGGCGTCAGTAATGGTAGCATTAATTTCAACTTCAACATTAGTTTTTTTTAAAAAAGTCAATGGTAGAGAGGTTAGTATTGTTCATACGATTATGAGTGCTGGAGCAATGGTAGCTGGTGGAGTTGCTTTTACAATGCCAGGATATTTAATTTTAGGTGGAAAACTTGAGAATATCGATAGAATGCAACTTTGGGTAACGGTTTTGTTTGGTTCGATTTTAGGTTGTATTTTTTCATTTATTTTTAAACAGAAATTATTGGAAAATGAAGAGCTTGAATTTCCAATTGGAGAGGCAACATTTAATGTTATAAATTCAGGTGAGAATAGTGAAAATATGACTTATGTTGGATTTGGAGCGTTGTTAAGTACGGTTATTGCGATTTTGCGAGATTTTAGTTTTATGCGTGGTAAAAAAACGATTTTACCGACAATATATTCATTTAAAAAGGGATTTTTAAATTTTTATGTATCGCCATTATTATTAGGAATTGGCTATATTTTAGGAATTGCAAAAACATTCGCGTGGTTTTTAGGTGGAGCATTAATCTATTTTGTTTTTCAACCATTTGCTTTAATAAAAAAATTTGAAAATTTTGATATTATGAAAAATAATTTTGGAATGGGAATTATTGTTGGTTTTGGAATTGCAGTAATTGTGAAATTATTTTTTTCAAAATATGAGGAGGAGTATAGAAAATCTTCAAATTTATTTTGGAAAATAGCTATTTTTGCTGGGATTGGGATATTTGGAATTAGCTGGATTTACAAGCTGCCAGTTTTCTTGTCGTTTATAGTTGTGATAATTTGTATTTTATGTATTATAATTTCAGGATATACTGTTGGTAAAACAGGATTGAATTTTCTAGAAATTTATGCAGTAATAACAATTTTAACAATTACTTTTTTTAATAAATTGTTAAATGGAATTCGAATGGAAAATGCAGTTTTTTCAACTAGAATAACAACATTAATGACTTTTTGTTTAGCGTGTTTTGTCGCAGTTGCTTGTGGTTTATGTGGAAATATTTTAAATAATTTAAAATTGGGAAGCCAAACAAAAATAGCACCTTCAAAACAGTTTTTTGGAGAATTAATAGGAGCAGCAATAGGTTCATTTGTAGTAACAAATTTATTTTTCATTTTATTTGATGTTTACAAAAATATTGGACCACATAATAATGCGGATTTAATGGCGTTACAAGCCTCTTTTATAACTTCATTTATTGATGGAATTCCATTTATTCAAATTTTTTGGTTAGGAGCTTTGATAGGTTTTGTTTTATACTTTTTTAATGTATCAGCTTTAACTTTCGGAATTGGAATATACGTTCCATTTTATATGACTTTAACAGTATTCTTAGGTGGAATTTTAAATTTTGTAGCTTCAAGAGTTTCCTCAAAATTTTCTGAAAAATGTTTATTAGTTTCTAATGGATTAATGATTGGAGAGGCGATAGTAGGTGTTGGAATTTCGTTAATTACTTATTATTTTGTGCTATTTCAAAAATGATACAGCGGTAAATATTTTTAGTAATAGAGTACTTAATAACTTTCTATTGAAATATCAAAAATTAATGATAAAAAACTGAGAATTATTTTGAAAAATATTAACTGAAAATAAAAATTTAAAAATCAAAAAAAGAAGGAGGTTGTAATGGAAAATAAATTTAATAACAATGTGTCGTGTGATGTTTTTATTGGAAAAGGTGCTGGAGCGAGTATAAAAGAGAGTTTTAAAAATGCTAAAAAATCAGTTACTATAATTTCTCCATTTTTAAGTGGAAATATGACTGCACAAGAAATCATTAAATTATTAGATAAAAATGTAAAAGTGAGCATTGTGACGAAAGATCATTTTCGTATTTATCCACTTTTAAAAGAAGTTATTTCCAAAAATCCGAAATTTTCTTCACTCGGAAGTTATCGTTCAAATGTTTCAAAATTGTTTTTAACATTTATTTTCGCTACAATCACTTTATTATTAATAAATATTTTATTATCTTTTGAATTTAATTTTTCGTTTATAAAAAATATTACAATAAATTCTCAAATATTTTTAGTAGTGTTTTTGATTATCATAAATATTTTTTTATTGAAAAAAACTAGTGAAATAGATTTTGAATACTCAATAAGAAAAAATTTAAACTTACATATTTTAAAAAAAGGATATCCACTACATAGTAAAATTTATATTATCGACAATAAAATCGCTTATTTAGGCTCATTAAATTGTACAGATTCAGGTTTTAGATACAATCACGAAACGAGAATAAAAACAAAAGATAAGAAATTTATTTCAGATCTGAATAAACTTTACAAAGAATTTTTAGAATTACCAGCAATTCCCTTAAAAACACTACAAAAAAATATAAAAACATTTTCTAAAAAAGATGGTTTTGATGATGAATCATATACATTTTATGAATAATGAGGTTTTATTTTATCAAAATTAGTGTAATAAAATTCTATAAAGGTTTATATTTTAATAAAATTTAGAAAAAATTTTATAGATAGAGATAGTTCTAGAAATTTTTAAATAGAAAAAATAAATTAAATATATAATTAAATATATCTTTTTTATCATAAATAATAATTATATCTCCTATTAAAACCTTATATTTTACAAATGTATAAAAGTGAGGTATACTCTTTTTGTAAAGAAAAAGAAATTAAAAATGGAGAGTGATTATAATGAAAAAAGCGACTTGGTTATGGTGGGAAGCATATAAACAATTTAATATTTTTTTCACCAGCAATTTAGAATTTAGTTATAGTTATTCTATATAAAATTAGATAAATAATAATTGATAGATTGTATGAAGCATTGGTGAGTTATCAATGCTTTTCTCGATTAAATTCTCTGTTACTTGGCGAAAGTGATAGAGGATTTTTTGTTTTAAAAGAAAATAAAAAATTATGTTATAATATTTATAAGTACAAATATAAATATAAAATTATAGAAACAGAATTAAATAGAAATAAAAAATTAGAAAGAAAATCAGGAGGAAATTATATGTTACTAAAAGACCCTATTTACTACTATTCTCGTATAAGAGAGCATTACAAAAATTCGTATTTGGCAGAAGATACTCTTCAAGTGATAATTGGAATTGATTGTGAGTATGTCGATTCTTACGAACATAATTACAAATCTTTGGAGCAATTTTATAAATCGCAGAAGTCGATTGCACCATTTGCAGGGCTTTTTGGGACTTTTGCGTATGAAACGATACATTATTTTGAGAAAATTGATGAGATTGAAAAATCACAATTTAAATTTCCTGCATTTTTATTTGCTAATGCGAAGGCTTACTTGCATTATTCCAAGATTAGCAAGGAATATTCATTTTATGGGGATAAAGAAAAATATTATTCGATTTTGAAGGATGAAGTTGAGAAAATAGAAAAAAATGATAATAAAGATACTTATTATACGATAAAAACAGATTTAGATAAGGAAAAAGAACATTTTTATAAAATTGTTGAGAAGGCGAAGGAGTATATAAAATCTGGGGATATATTTCAAGTTGTTTTGAGTGAGCAGTTGAAATTGGAAACTAATATGGATTCGTTGGAATTTTATAAATATTTGTCTGAAGCGAATCCATCGCCATATATGTTCCATTTTCCGACAAAATATGGAGATGTTGTAGGGTCTAGTCCTGAAATATTAGTTGATGTCTTTTCTGATACAATCTACATTGCACCAATTGCAGGAACACGACCCCGTGGGAAAGATGCAAATGAAGATGAATTTTTGGCAAACGATTTGTTGAATGATCCGAAAGAATGCTCTGAACACAGAATGTTAGTTGATTTAGCAAGAAATGATGTTGGAAAATTTTCAGAAAAGGGTACAGTTATTGTGAAAAACTTGATGCACATTAAGCATTATCAACATGTTATGCACATTGTTTCTGAGGTTTTTGGGAAGAAACGTTCGGATGTAACGATTTTTGATATTTTATCATCAGCATTTCCTGCTGGGACTTTGAGTGGTTCGCCAAAAATTCGTGCGATGGAGATTATTGCAGAATTAGAAGAATTTAAGAGAAATGTTTATGGTGGCGGAATTGGATTTATTAGATTTAATGGAGATTTGCAAATAGCGATTGTTATTAGAACGGCATTTTTTGAGGCAAAAGAAGATGGCTCTGACGCACAAAAGGTATTCATTCAATCAGGTGCTGGAATTGTTTACGATTCTGTGAAGGAGAGAGAGTATAATGAAATTTGTCATAAGAGAGCTTCTGTAGTGGGAGTTTTTGAGAGAAATGCTAAGAAATTGTAATTCATTAAAGGTATTTAAGAGAAAATTGGTTTATTCATTTGAAAAAATCTAAAATATTAGATTTGAATTTATAAAAAAGATGAAATTTATAAATAGAAAATTTATTTATGGAAGTAGATAGGAGAAAAATATGATTTTATTGATAGATAATTATGATTCGTTTGTATTTAATGTGGAACAATATTTGAAGGAAATGACTGATGAGCAAGTGAAAACAGTTCGTAATGATAAAATTACTTTGGAAGAAATAAAAAAATTGAATCCGAGTAAAATTATTTTGTCACCAGGACCGAAACATCCAAAAGATAGCGGAATTTGTTTGGAGATATTGAAAAATATTGATGATACGCCTATTTTGGGTATTTGTTTGGGACATCAGGCGATTGGATATGCGTTTGGTGGAGAGATAAAACAGTTGGAGGTTCCTTTACATGGGAAAACTTCTGAAATTATTGTGAATAAGGAAGATTCATTGTTGTTTAAAGAATTGCCGAAAAAATTTAGTGTGATGCGTTATCATTCGCTTTATGTTAATGAGGATAATTTACCAGAAGAATTAGAGGTTAGTGCAAAGTCAGATGATGGAATAATTATGGCTTTAGAACATAAAACAAAGGATATTTATGGAATTCAATTTCATCCAGAGTCGTTTTTTACAGAATATGGTAAAAAAATAATTAAGAATTTTGTGGTATCGACTAATAAGAAAACGGTTGAAAATAAAGAGAAGGAGAAAAACGAAAATTTGAAAAAATATTTAAAAAAATTGCAAGATAATATTGCGTTGACTGATGGTGATTTTAAGGAAATTTGTGCGATTATTGATAGTAAAAACTATAATATTATTCAGCTCGGAGCGTTATTAGTTTTAATTTCAGAAAAAAGTCTTTATCCAGAGTCGCTTACGGCTTTTGTAAAAAATATTTTGGCTTATAGTACGACGTTTGAGGATGAGTCGGATATGATAGATGTTTGTGGGACTGGTGGAGATGGATTTAAGACAATAAATATTTCTACGGCTGTTGCGTTTATTTTGGGAGCGATGGGAGTAACTGTTGCAAAACACGGAAATCGTGCGGTTTCAAGTAAGAGTGGAAGTAGTGATGTTTTAGATAAATTGGGAGTTCCTTTGGAAAAATCATTGTTGGCTCAATTAGATAAACTTGAGAAAAAACATTTGGCATTTTTCCATGCACCGTTTTTTCATAAATTAGTTGGAGAAGTTAGAGAAGTTCGTCAGCAACTTGGAATAAGAACTGTTTTCAATGTTTTAGGACCTTTGTTACATCCTAATAAAAAATTAAAATATCAATTAGTTGGACTTTATCATGAACCTGTTCACAGATTGTATGCTGAAACATTGCAATTATTGGGAAGAGAGCATGCGTTGGTTGTGCGTGGAAATGATGGACTTGATGAAATTACAATTTGCGACGATACAAAAATTATCGAAGTAAAAGGAGATCAAATTTTTGAATATACAATTTCTCCTGAGAGTTTCGGATTTAAAAGAGCTTTTCATTCTGAAATCGAAGGTGGAACGGCAGAAGAAAATGCTGAAATTTTAAAGAGAATATTAAAAGGTGAAGAAAAATCTGCAAAATTTGATATAGTTGTGTTAAATGCGATGTTTGGGCTTTATACTGCGAATGTAGTGGACCATCCTGCGAAGGCAAAGGAAATGATTTTGGAAGCGATTGAGAGTGGGAAAGTTTATGAATTTTATGAAAACTATGTGAAATAATTTTTTGGAAGTGGAATTTAGATGATGTTAAAAACTTTGTATAAAGAAAAATGTTTGAGGTATTTTATAGCGCCTGACATAATATTACTTTTATTAGTTACAATTTTTTTCTACCCTATGTTAGAATTTTTATATTTTTTTGTTATTGGAAATATTCCTTTAATTTATATTTTGTTTAAAATAATAGTAATGTATTTAAGTTCAAAAAAATTAAAAGAAATAAATAAAGTTGAAGATGAAGAAAAAAGAAAAAAATCTAAAAATAAATTAAAATTAGTAATTTTTTTAGTAAATTTAATAATGTTTAGTATGTATGTCAGTTTAGTAAAAAATGAAATTTTCATACCAAATATTTAAAAACAAAAGGAGAAATATGGATATTTTAGAAAAAATAAAAATAAAAAGAGATATACAGCTTAAAGAAGAATTAAAATCTTTTAAGCAGCCGTCGTTGAAAGAGGCATTGAAACAGGATGGAGTACGGATTATTGGAGAAATTAAAAGGGCTTCTCCATCGAAGGGAAAAATTGCGAAAGATGATTTTGATTTATTAAAACAGGCACAAAGTTATGTGGATAAAGGGGTTGCGGCTTTTTCGATATTGACAGAAAAGGAATATTTTAAAGGGGAGAATGATTTTATAAAAATTATAAGAGAGAAATTTCCAGAAATGCCGATTTTGAGGAAGGATTTTATTTATATTCCGTTTCAGGTGGCTCATGCTAAGTTTTTGGGGGCTTCGGCGATACTTCTTATTGTGAGAATGTTGGATGACAAGACTTTGTGTGAGTTGCATAAATTGGCACATGATTTGGAGCTTGATGTTTTGGTTGAGGTTCATGATGAGATTGAACTTGAGAGAGCGTTAAAAATACCTAATTTAGAAATTTTGGGAGTTAATAATAGAAATTTGAATACTTTTGAGGTAGATATTAAGACTACAAAGAAACTAATGGATAAAATTCCAGATGAAATGAAGGATAAACTCGTGCTTGTTGGCGAAAGTGGATTTCTTACGAAAGAGGATTTGGAGTATGCAAAAAGTATTGGGGTTGATGGTCTTTTGATTGGGGAAGCGCTTATGAGAGGTCTTCTTTAGGAAGTTATAATTTTGATAAAAAGTGGAAATTATTAAAAGTGAAAAATTGTATATTAATAAATTTAAATTTTTAGAGAGGAAAAAGTTGGAAGGAAAAGTTATTAAATTAAAGGTTTGTGGGATTCGTTCGATTGAGGAAATAGAAGAGTTGAAAAGTTTGGATATTGACTATTTTGGATGTATTTTTGCGAAAAGTCCGAGACAGGTAAGTGTGGAGTTGGCTAGGGAAATTACTGAGATTGCTCATAAGGCTGGGAAAAAAACAGTTGGAGTTTTTGTGAATGAGAGTGTTGAAAATATTTTAGAAATTGTTGCGAAAACTGGTATTGATTGTGTTCAATTGCATGGGAGCGAAACGCCTGAATATTGTTTGGAATTATCTAAAAAATTTGATAAAATGAATAGTGATAGAAAAATTAACATTTGGAAAGTTTTTTTAGTGAATGATGAATTTCCAAATATTGAGGATTATTTAGGATATATTGAGTATCCGTTATTCGATGCGAAAGGTGAAAATAGAGGTGGAAATGGAATTACATTTGATTGGAATATTTTGAAAGACTTGAAAGGTCAAAAATTTATTCTTGCTGGTGGACTTTCTAAAGAGAATATTGCTAATGCATTGGAATATTCTCCGACAATTTTGGATGTGAATAGTAGAGTTGAGGTTGAAGATAGGAAGAATAAGGGGTTAGTAGAGGAAATTATAAATTTGATAGGTGGAGATATTTTTGAATAAAGAAGAGAAAAATTTGGTGGAAGAGGTTTTAATGTTATTTTCACGATATGAAAAGAGAGCATTGAGAGCGTTTTTTAGATCGGCTGAAAATGAGAAAATTGACGTTTCTGAAATTGATGAGAAATTTGAGAAAATAGCTGAGAAAAGTCGAAGAAAAAAAGGATTATTGAATGATATTAAAAATCTTTATGTAAAACAATTTAGATTTTTGAAGAAAATTTTAAAATTGGACGCTAAGGAAAAGGAAATTTATAGAAGAGAGAGATTAAGATTGATTTTAAAAATTGAGAATTTGAGAGGTTTGAGAAAGCTTGACGAAAATACAAGTGAAATTTTCAATATGTTGGAATTTTATTTGGAAATGGAAAATTAATTTTGATTTATTTAATAATTTTGGAAGAAACTTGCTAGAAAGATAAAAGTTAGAAAAACAGAAGGAGATAAATATGGAAAATAAAAAATCTTATTTCGGAGAATTTGGAGGGCAATATGTTCCCGAAACTGTGATGACTGCGTTATTTGAGTTGGAAAAGGCGTATGAAGAATTGGAAGATGATAAGGAATTTCATGAGAATTTTGAGTACTTGTTGAAAAATTATGTTGGGAGAGAGACACCGCTTTATTATGCAAAAAATTTGAGCGATCATTATAATCAGGATATTTACTTGAAAAGAGAGGATTTGAACCATACTGGAGCACATAAAATTAATAATGCGTTGGGACAAGTTTTACTTGCGAAAAAAATGGGGAAAAAGAAAGTTATCGCTGAAACTGGGGCTGGACAACATGGGGTTGCGACTGCTACAGCTGCGGCACTTCTTGGGCTTGAATGCGATGTTTATATGGGAGCAGTTGACATTGAAAGACAAAAATTGAATGTGTTTAGAATGGAGCTTTTGGGAGCGAAAGTTGTTTCGGTTGAAGATGGGCTTAAAACGTTGAAAGAGGCGACTACTGCGGCAATTCAGGCTTGGGTTGCAGAAATTGAAACTGTATTTTATGTGATTGGTTCTGTTGTTGGACCACATCCTTATCCTACGATTGTTAGGGATTTTCAGTCGATTATTGGAAAAGAGGCTAGACATCAAATTGAAGATTTAGGGAAACATGCTGATCATGTTATTGCTTGTGTTGGTGGTGGAAGTAATGCGATTGGGATTTTTAGTGGATTTTTAGATGATGAAACTACGAAATTGTATGGTGTTGAAGCTGGAGGTCTTGGAATTGATACGGATATGCATGCGGCTACATTAACGCTTGGTAGTGAAGGTATTATTCATGGAATGAAAACTTATGTGTTGCAAAATAAATATGGACAAATTTTACCAGTTCACTCAATTTCGGCTGGACTTGATTATCCAGGGATTGGGCCTGAACATTCATATTTGCATGATATAAATAGAGCGATTTATGCACCAATTACAGATGATGAGGCGATGCAAGCATTGATCCTTGTTACGAGAAAAGAGGGAATCATTCCAGCTATTGAAAGTGCGCATGCTTTGGCGTATTTAGAAAAATTGTGTCCGACACTTTCAAAAGATAAGAGGGAAACAATAATTGTAAATGTTTCTGGACGTGGAGACAAAGATATGCACACAGTATTTTCAGTATTGAAGGGAGAAAATGTTCATGAATAGTATAAAACGTGTATTTGAAAGAAAAAAGCAAAATAATGAGAAAACAAATATTGGGTATGTTGTTGCAGGGTATCCTAGTGTAGATTTTACGAAAAATTTTCTTTCTAATTTAGATAAAACAAATATTGATATTTTGGAAATTGGAATTCCGTATTCGGATCCATTAGCAGATGGAAAATTGATTTCAGAGGCTTCTTTTAAGGCATCTCAAGCTGGAGTTACGACAGATACAGTTTTTGAATTGTTGACAGAAGTGAAGGATAAAGTTTCAAAACCACTTGTATTTTTGGTTTATTATAATTTGATTTTTTCTTATGGAATTGATAATTTCTTGAAAAAATGTACAGAAAGCAATATTCAAGGATTGATTATTCCAGATTTGCCGTATGAGGAATCAAAAGATTTATATGAAAAGACAAAAGAAAATAGTATAGATTTAATTCCATTGGTGAGCGTGACTTCTCAAAATAGAATTTCAAAAATTTCATCTCATGGAAGCGGATTTGTTTATGCGATTGGGTCACTTGGAGTTACAGGATCAAAACAAGTTGATTTGCCAAGACTTGAGAAATTTATTGAAAATATACGAACTCAAACAAATTTACCAGTATCATTAGGATTTGGAATAAAAAATAATAACGATGTAAAAAGAATGCGTCAATTTGCTGATGGTGTAATAATTGGGACAAGTATTGTGGATTTGACTACTTCGAATAATTTGGAATATACGATTAGTGAAATTAATAAATTTTTTGAGTAATTGAGTAATAAAGTTTTAAATATGGTACCATATCCAGAGATTGTAATTCTTAGATAGTTAAATTTTTATGTGATATATGTAATAGTAGTAGAACTTAATTCATTCAATATTTAATAATTAAAAAAATTCGATAATCTAAAAAATGTGATTTAATTTAGCTTTATCGAATTTTTTATACTAAAATTTATTTAAAAATAATTAACAATGCTCCAGCTGCTACAGCCGAACCAA includes these proteins:
- the trpD gene encoding anthranilate phosphoribosyltransferase; translated protein: MILLIDNYDSFVFNVEQYLKEMTDEQVKTVRNDKITLEEIKKLNPSKIILSPGPKHPKDSGICLEILKNIDDTPILGICLGHQAIGYAFGGEIKQLEVPLHGKTSEIIVNKEDSLLFKELPKKFSVMRYHSLYVNEDNLPEELEVSAKSDDGIIMALEHKTKDIYGIQFHPESFFTEYGKKIIKNFVVSTNKKTVENKEKEKNENLKKYLKKLQDNIALTDGDFKEICAIIDSKNYNIIQLGALLVLISEKSLYPESLTAFVKNILAYSTTFEDESDMIDVCGTGGDGFKTINISTAVAFILGAMGVTVAKHGNRAVSSKSGSSDVLDKLGVPLEKSLLAQLDKLEKKHLAFFHAPFFHKLVGEVREVRQQLGIRTVFNVLGPLLHPNKKLKYQLVGLYHEPVHRLYAETLQLLGREHALVVRGNDGLDEITICDDTKIIEVKGDQIFEYTISPESFGFKRAFHSEIEGGTAEENAEILKRILKGEEKSAKFDIVVLNAMFGLYTANVVDHPAKAKEMILEAIESGKVYEFYENYVK
- the trpC gene encoding indole-3-glycerol phosphate synthase TrpC → MKFSYQIFKNKRRNMDILEKIKIKRDIQLKEELKSFKQPSLKEALKQDGVRIIGEIKRASPSKGKIAKDDFDLLKQAQSYVDKGVAAFSILTEKEYFKGENDFIKIIREKFPEMPILRKDFIYIPFQVAHAKFLGASAILLIVRMLDDKTLCELHKLAHDLELDVLVEVHDEIELERALKIPNLEILGVNNRNLNTFEVDIKTTKKLMDKIPDEMKDKLVLVGESGFLTKEDLEYAKSIGVDGLLIGEALMRGLL
- a CDS encoding phosphoribosylanthranilate isomerase, producing the protein MEGKVIKLKVCGIRSIEEIEELKSLDIDYFGCIFAKSPRQVSVELAREITEIAHKAGKKTVGVFVNESVENILEIVAKTGIDCVQLHGSETPEYCLELSKKFDKMNSDRKINIWKVFLVNDEFPNIEDYLGYIEYPLFDAKGENRGGNGITFDWNILKDLKGQKFILAGGLSKENIANALEYSPTILDVNSRVEVEDRKNKGLVEEIINLIGGDIFE
- the trpB gene encoding tryptophan synthase subunit beta yields the protein MNMENKKSYFGEFGGQYVPETVMTALFELEKAYEELEDDKEFHENFEYLLKNYVGRETPLYYAKNLSDHYNQDIYLKREDLNHTGAHKINNALGQVLLAKKMGKKKVIAETGAGQHGVATATAAALLGLECDVYMGAVDIERQKLNVFRMELLGAKVVSVEDGLKTLKEATTAAIQAWVAEIETVFYVIGSVVGPHPYPTIVRDFQSIIGKEARHQIEDLGKHADHVIACVGGGSNAIGIFSGFLDDETTKLYGVEAGGLGIDTDMHAATLTLGSEGIIHGMKTYVLQNKYGQILPVHSISAGLDYPGIGPEHSYLHDINRAIYAPITDDEAMQALILVTRKEGIIPAIESAHALAYLEKLCPTLSKDKRETIIVNVSGRGDKDMHTVFSVLKGENVHE
- the trpA gene encoding tryptophan synthase subunit alpha, producing MNSIKRVFERKKQNNEKTNIGYVVAGYPSVDFTKNFLSNLDKTNIDILEIGIPYSDPLADGKLISEASFKASQAGVTTDTVFELLTEVKDKVSKPLVFLVYYNLIFSYGIDNFLKKCTESNIQGLIIPDLPYEESKDLYEKTKENSIDLIPLVSVTSQNRISKISSHGSGFVYAIGSLGVTGSKQVDLPRLEKFIENIRTQTNLPVSLGFGIKNNNDVKRMRQFADGVIIGTSIVDLTTSNNLEYTISEINKFFE